The proteins below are encoded in one region of Luteolibacter sp. Y139:
- a CDS encoding sterol desaturase family protein — protein sequence MRRFLDTTLDYLLWPLLFGGSVLLMAYGTALGHGTLAFNLTYLLLALTLCVLERVRPHEEDWHHSDGQEIPDLAHTLLTKLSVQVLIISATAIGLAKSIGDQPSGGIWPSHWPMFFQVVLALVVAEFGLYWAHRVAHEWMPLWRFHAVHHSAKKLWFFNTGRFHFVDTFKSIVFTVPCTALAGAPGPVMVWVGGITAFIGILTHCNIRMRFGWLNYIFNTPGLHRWHHSMDLREGNKNYGENLVLWDLIFRTYFNDHARRPPSEIGIREAMPHTFFGQLAAPFYWKRYQAEQKELRKQMRKQKSTPEASQAP from the coding sequence GTGCGGAGATTTCTCGATACCACCCTCGACTACCTCCTGTGGCCGCTCCTCTTCGGAGGGTCTGTCCTATTGATGGCCTACGGCACCGCGCTCGGCCACGGCACCCTCGCCTTCAACCTCACCTACCTCCTCCTCGCCCTGACGCTCTGCGTCCTCGAGCGGGTCCGGCCTCACGAGGAAGACTGGCACCACTCCGACGGCCAGGAAATCCCCGACCTCGCCCACACCCTGCTCACGAAACTCTCCGTGCAGGTCCTCATCATTTCCGCAACCGCCATCGGCCTCGCCAAAAGCATCGGCGATCAACCCAGCGGCGGCATCTGGCCGTCCCACTGGCCGATGTTCTTCCAAGTCGTCCTCGCCTTGGTCGTCGCGGAATTCGGCCTCTACTGGGCGCACCGCGTGGCCCATGAGTGGATGCCGCTGTGGCGCTTTCACGCCGTCCATCACAGTGCGAAGAAGCTCTGGTTCTTCAATACCGGCCGCTTCCACTTCGTCGATACCTTCAAGAGCATCGTCTTCACCGTCCCCTGCACCGCCCTCGCCGGCGCGCCCGGACCGGTCATGGTCTGGGTCGGCGGCATCACCGCCTTCATCGGCATCCTCACCCACTGCAATATCCGCATGCGCTTCGGCTGGTTGAACTACATCTTCAACACACCCGGCCTGCACCGCTGGCATCACTCGATGGACCTCCGCGAGGGCAACAAGAACTACGGCGAAAACCTCGTCCTCTGGGATCTCATCTTCCGCACCTACTTCAACGACCACGCCCGCCGTCCCCCCAGCGAAATCGGCATCCGCGAAGCCATGCCCCACACCTTCTTCGGCCAACTCGCCGCTCCCTTCTACTGGAAGCGCTACCAAGCCGAGCAAAAGGAACTCCGGAAGCAAATGCGGAAGCAGAAAAGCACGCCCGAAGCCTCGCAGGCTCCATAG
- a CDS encoding LamG-like jellyroll fold domain-containing protein, whose product MPYGKALDLDGTNQYATVPLPAGSAVGSPLTVEAWVYVRSYANWSRLIDFGNGAGSNNIACALSSGTSGQPALYFFNESGGITGSVTSPTALPLNTWTHLAFTHDGTTGSILINGKVAISGPMPATTGTLRTDNFIGRSNFGIDDYANAIIDEFRIWSVARSPAQILASQGAPLVGDEAGLLLYYKFDNASGTVATNSATATGAPWNGTIPAPTQFTPGTRSVGDPYLPTLGNGGYDVQHYDLTINYNPVANTMVSEADLTIRATKGLSEFSLDLRGFPGATAKIDGIPAGVARVGDKLIITPASGIVSDRVFHAVVDYSGTPAKIIDADGAPEGWVPIDSGAWVVCEPMGSIGWFPNNCTPADKATYDFHITAPATHTALGNGELTSKVNNGNGTATWNWHMGYPMASYLATATVALFDYTKSVSDTAVGASGNPLEIYNAFESALSPAEKAGLTADAAIQDDIIKFIADEIGTYPFDSTGVVLYRIPELDYALEVQTKSHFTWLPMDREVLAHELTHQWFGDSVSPATWREVWINEGFATWWEWYWDNQRNGDTTTVEDWFDIYYHAPEQTWDAPSANLPNASLMFDFFTMYSRPAMMLEAYRQIAGPPAFFALQRSILAEHGYGNITTAQFIALAKRIAKENSSFGPAHLAQLDEFFQQWLYEAGRPTLTPATFFQDLQPRLAIRLLNVSDVELTWSPTIAGWSLEETDDLRSDSWTPVLSSPVVTNGETKVTLARQPAAHFFRLRSN is encoded by the coding sequence TTGCCATATGGCAAGGCCCTCGACCTGGACGGGACCAACCAATACGCCACCGTGCCCTTGCCAGCTGGCAGCGCGGTGGGCAGCCCGCTCACTGTCGAGGCATGGGTCTATGTGCGCTCCTATGCAAACTGGTCACGTCTGATCGATTTCGGCAACGGAGCCGGATCCAACAACATCGCCTGCGCATTGAGCTCGGGCACAAGCGGCCAGCCGGCGCTCTATTTCTTCAATGAGTCGGGCGGAATCACCGGAAGTGTCACTTCCCCGACGGCGCTCCCATTGAACACGTGGACCCATTTGGCCTTCACCCACGATGGCACCACCGGAAGCATCCTCATCAACGGCAAGGTGGCGATCAGCGGGCCCATGCCCGCAACGACTGGCACCCTACGCACCGACAACTTCATCGGGCGGAGCAACTTTGGCATCGACGACTACGCCAATGCCATCATCGACGAATTCCGCATCTGGTCCGTCGCCCGCTCTCCTGCGCAAATCCTGGCCAGCCAGGGCGCGCCACTCGTCGGCGATGAAGCGGGCCTGCTCCTCTACTACAAGTTCGACAACGCCAGCGGAACCGTGGCCACCAACAGTGCCACCGCCACCGGCGCGCCGTGGAACGGCACCATCCCGGCACCCACGCAATTCACACCCGGCACCCGGAGTGTCGGCGACCCCTATCTGCCAACCCTCGGCAATGGTGGCTACGACGTGCAGCACTACGACCTGACGATTAACTACAATCCCGTGGCCAATACGATGGTGAGCGAGGCCGACCTCACGATTCGCGCCACCAAAGGTCTGTCCGAATTCAGCCTCGACCTCCGCGGCTTCCCGGGGGCCACTGCCAAGATCGATGGGATTCCAGCCGGTGTGGCTCGTGTAGGAGACAAGCTGATCATCACGCCAGCATCGGGAATCGTATCGGATCGCGTCTTCCACGCCGTCGTCGACTACTCCGGCACCCCGGCCAAGATCATAGACGCTGACGGAGCGCCCGAAGGTTGGGTACCGATCGACAGCGGCGCCTGGGTAGTGTGCGAGCCGATGGGTTCCATCGGCTGGTTCCCGAACAACTGCACTCCCGCCGATAAGGCGACTTACGATTTCCACATCACCGCCCCAGCCACGCACACCGCGCTCGGCAATGGCGAACTCACCTCCAAGGTCAACAACGGCAACGGCACCGCGACATGGAACTGGCACATGGGCTATCCCATGGCGAGCTACCTGGCCACCGCAACCGTCGCCTTGTTCGACTACACCAAGAGCGTCAGCGACACCGCTGTGGGAGCCAGCGGCAATCCCCTCGAAATCTACAACGCGTTCGAAAGCGCCTTGTCGCCCGCGGAGAAGGCGGGTCTCACCGCCGATGCCGCCATCCAGGACGACATCATCAAGTTCATTGCGGACGAGATCGGCACTTACCCGTTCGATTCGACTGGCGTCGTGCTATACCGCATCCCCGAGCTCGACTACGCCCTCGAGGTTCAGACGAAGTCGCACTTCACGTGGCTACCCATGGACCGGGAGGTCCTCGCGCACGAGCTCACGCATCAATGGTTCGGTGACTCTGTCAGCCCGGCGACCTGGCGGGAGGTCTGGATCAACGAAGGATTCGCAACGTGGTGGGAATGGTATTGGGACAATCAACGGAACGGCGACACGACGACTGTCGAAGACTGGTTCGACATCTACTATCATGCTCCTGAGCAGACTTGGGACGCCCCATCGGCGAATCTCCCCAACGCCTCGCTGATGTTCGATTTCTTCACGATGTATTCGCGGCCCGCAATGATGCTCGAAGCCTACCGCCAAATCGCGGGGCCACCGGCATTCTTCGCGCTGCAACGTTCCATCCTCGCAGAACATGGCTATGGCAATATCACGACCGCGCAGTTCATCGCGCTTGCCAAACGCATCGCCAAGGAGAACTCCAGCTTCGGACCAGCGCACCTCGCCCAACTCGACGAATTCTTCCAGCAATGGCTCTATGAGGCAGGCCGCCCCACCTTGACTCCGGCAACCTTCTTCCAGGATCTCCAGCCGCGATTGGCCATCCGCTTGCTCAATGTGAGTGACGTGGAACTCACCTGGTCCCCGACCATTGCCGGCTGGTCTCTGGAAGAGACCGATGATCTGAGAAGCGACTCATGGACCCCGGTCCTGTCCTCCCCTGTCGTGACCAACGGAGAAACGAAGGTCACCCTCGCGCGGCAGCCGGCCGCCCACTTCTTCCGCTTGAGAAGCAATTGA
- a CDS encoding tetratricopeptide repeat protein — protein MQVGNGGAAGNSDLERRFPSMRPVKSPPSLFTINGIGVSMYGKRDFDAVTGTYIKTRCFCLVFIPVFPIDAYRVADAPGRGWYFLGKERVSGFARGTRWCALAVVALFIGSGAWQAHIHSPEYRARKAGERAAGYIASGMPIEAVKVYRGMIQESIGDRAASQQAMLSLLNAELDSGDPNRIAAAVRYADANRMIPGFKQVLIPDLTDRALAAAAKCSDPKDAERILAALRPSPTDLVRVHEALRKALESIHKAEPDNRETRIKLALMREEFGEVDGALALLEPAADKLGDGEGARLYGNLLMGEGRVAEALPHLERYVTPRMAQWKTLESAVDRSYEAAQKKALDRLNRDNGAASFRKRYDAASAQEQERMVQEYLSTEVPKDPDFIASREHYQAEAKIVPSIMDLGVARLRMAQAEKDPAARKELLKKSEEAFLALRSSAGETDEYRLFLGQVYFWSDREPEGRKLFDELLASKKRDVGTLFQLAHIFRDLGETNEARKLLDEAFPKATRNAEKAGIVSLRSLLARDTDEKIEWLSKGNASEPTIAVRLSEARGQKAEEQGDQEAAKRHYRDALAAYEKQERNSTSLNNSALLYRNLYRMEGKLEDFETSARLVSEAVELEPANSILSENAAESQLTAAVIRLAGNRIDPKLLQFDNGLDSLRYLYQREEERDKLLASLTSDPNFRKGIAHYWDALLLSPKNPGLYGWGAQVFAYIGDDASLERLLEKAAGQEFDHTIGRDELARYVNKERDNEVRDALKGQREAVKALVADLKDAKSRAWAQASVATSQLGGFAIGESCDSKSWLGALKSAAKEAPCVRLQTTLEAALQIIALEALAADHPDCAAIIEADRRLLGPQAILRLLVRAKGELGERVRKHPAVVEAREAAVSESELFPGNFGLDDWLLLDGLHPEKDAKLKELATSDRSEHLGRKLERELNHETPAIMLGDFWEKILSGDDQAARKLLPKIEATGVKLPVLF, from the coding sequence ATGCAGGTTGGCAATGGCGGTGCAGCGGGTAACAGTGACTTGGAGCGGAGATTTCCCTCGATGAGGCCGGTCAAGTCGCCGCCCAGTCTCTTCACGATCAATGGCATCGGTGTCAGCATGTACGGGAAGCGTGACTTCGACGCGGTCACGGGCACCTACATCAAGACACGCTGCTTCTGTCTTGTCTTCATCCCGGTCTTTCCGATCGATGCCTACCGGGTGGCGGACGCGCCGGGCCGCGGCTGGTATTTCCTCGGCAAGGAGCGGGTGAGCGGCTTCGCCCGCGGGACCCGGTGGTGTGCCTTGGCCGTGGTCGCGCTTTTTATCGGAAGCGGCGCGTGGCAGGCTCACATCCATTCTCCGGAGTATCGGGCCCGGAAGGCGGGAGAGAGGGCGGCGGGATACATTGCCTCGGGAATGCCGATCGAGGCGGTGAAAGTGTACCGCGGGATGATCCAGGAGAGCATCGGCGATCGTGCGGCTTCGCAGCAGGCGATGCTGAGCCTGCTGAATGCCGAGCTCGACTCCGGTGATCCAAATCGCATCGCTGCTGCGGTCCGCTATGCCGATGCCAACCGGATGATTCCAGGCTTCAAGCAAGTCCTCATCCCGGATCTCACCGACCGGGCGCTCGCTGCCGCGGCGAAGTGCAGCGACCCGAAAGACGCGGAGCGCATCCTTGCCGCCCTCAGGCCTTCGCCGACGGATCTGGTGCGGGTTCACGAAGCGCTGCGGAAGGCGCTGGAAAGCATCCACAAGGCTGAGCCAGACAACCGCGAGACGAGAATCAAGCTGGCCCTGATGCGCGAGGAATTCGGCGAAGTGGATGGCGCGCTTGCCTTGTTAGAGCCGGCTGCGGACAAGCTGGGCGATGGCGAAGGCGCACGCCTGTATGGCAATCTGTTGATGGGCGAGGGCCGCGTGGCGGAAGCGCTGCCGCATCTGGAGCGCTACGTGACGCCACGGATGGCCCAGTGGAAGACCTTGGAAAGCGCCGTGGACCGTTCCTACGAAGCGGCGCAGAAGAAGGCGCTGGACCGCCTCAATCGAGACAATGGTGCAGCCAGCTTCCGGAAGCGCTACGATGCGGCCAGCGCGCAGGAGCAGGAGCGCATGGTGCAGGAGTATCTTTCAACCGAAGTCCCGAAGGATCCCGACTTCATCGCATCGCGCGAGCACTATCAGGCCGAGGCGAAGATCGTCCCATCCATCATGGATCTCGGCGTCGCCCGGCTGCGGATGGCGCAGGCCGAGAAGGATCCGGCCGCGCGGAAGGAGCTGCTGAAAAAGTCCGAGGAAGCCTTCCTCGCCCTTCGCAGCTCCGCCGGCGAAACGGACGAATACCGGCTCTTCCTCGGACAGGTTTACTTCTGGTCCGATCGTGAGCCGGAGGGTCGCAAGCTCTTCGACGAGCTGCTCGCTTCGAAGAAACGGGATGTCGGCACGCTCTTCCAGCTGGCCCATATTTTCCGCGATCTCGGTGAGACCAATGAAGCCCGGAAACTGCTGGATGAAGCGTTTCCCAAGGCCACGAGGAACGCCGAAAAGGCTGGCATTGTAAGCCTCCGTTCTCTTCTCGCCCGCGACACGGACGAGAAGATCGAGTGGCTTTCCAAGGGCAATGCCTCCGAGCCGACCATCGCCGTGAGGCTCTCCGAAGCGCGCGGCCAAAAGGCGGAAGAGCAGGGGGATCAGGAAGCGGCGAAGCGTCATTATCGCGATGCCTTGGCAGCCTATGAGAAGCAGGAACGGAATTCGACCAGCCTGAACAACTCCGCATTGCTCTATCGCAACCTCTATCGGATGGAGGGCAAGCTGGAGGACTTCGAAACCTCGGCGCGCCTCGTTTCGGAGGCCGTGGAACTCGAGCCCGCGAACAGCATCCTGAGTGAGAATGCAGCCGAGAGCCAGTTGACCGCCGCTGTCATCCGTCTGGCGGGTAATCGCATCGATCCGAAGCTGCTCCAGTTCGACAATGGCCTCGATTCGCTGCGCTACCTCTACCAGCGCGAAGAGGAGCGTGACAAGCTGCTGGCCTCGCTGACCTCGGACCCGAATTTCCGCAAGGGAATCGCCCACTACTGGGATGCGCTGCTGCTGTCGCCAAAGAATCCGGGCCTCTACGGATGGGGCGCGCAGGTCTTCGCTTACATCGGTGATGATGCCTCCCTGGAGCGGCTGCTGGAAAAGGCGGCGGGGCAGGAGTTCGATCACACCATCGGACGTGATGAACTCGCCCGCTACGTGAACAAGGAGCGGGACAATGAAGTGCGCGACGCACTGAAAGGTCAGCGCGAGGCAGTGAAGGCTCTGGTGGCAGATTTGAAGGATGCCAAGTCGCGCGCATGGGCGCAGGCATCTGTGGCCACCTCTCAGTTGGGTGGCTTCGCCATCGGTGAATCCTGCGACTCGAAGTCGTGGCTCGGTGCCTTGAAGTCCGCGGCGAAGGAGGCTCCCTGCGTCCGTCTCCAGACCACCTTGGAAGCAGCCTTGCAGATCATCGCCCTTGAGGCTCTGGCCGCCGATCATCCCGACTGTGCCGCCATCATCGAGGCGGACCGCCGCCTGCTGGGTCCTCAAGCGATCCTCAGACTGCTGGTCCGGGCAAAAGGTGAACTGGGAGAGCGCGTCCGCAAGCATCCAGCAGTCGTCGAAGCTCGCGAAGCTGCCGTAAGTGAAAGCGAGCTATTCCCGGGCAACTTCGGGCTGGACGACTGGCTGCTACTGGATGGCCTGCACCCGGAGAAGGATGCCAAGCTGAAGGAACTCGCCACGAGCGATCGCTCCGAACACCTCGGCCGGAAACTTGAGCGCGAACTCAACCACGAGACCCCGGCAATCATGCTCGGCGATTTCTGGGAGAAGATCCTCAGCGGCGACGACCAGGCCGCGCGCAAGCTGCTGCCAAAGATCGAAGCGACCGGAGTGAAGCTGCCGGTGTTGTTTTAG
- a CDS encoding VanW family protein: MSHHPAPERHLPSRLQALAFHFKSRAFQLRRGLREFSSRPPRHECAALLVESPVIAEKHAPLWRELSAAEFPLTAGKVENLRHAARAFHGVEIPAGQVFSFWRQLGRTTKGKGFTEGRELREGCLVPAIGGGLCQLSGLLYQAALEAGLEIVERHGHSRVIPGSAAEKNLDATVFWNYVDLRFRSNTEWRVEVELTAADLIVRIRSARSESVKVAAPVVEAKPRPAPSGDCLTCGMISCFRHPAATAAHAPSLGHSAFLLDARWPEFDRWCRSHSREGDRWLTPLDGRRWKKPNYQWSPPPGVTTERATFQALLRSWKQRRLPGQGAKRQLALLEGDAALAKRYAEMLSPECRHVVVSQNLLPHLWQSGALGGRSFDVLIQRWPMDELQRRLDHAKEKHPHSTTLGDFRADPELVRAEREALAAAARLVTPHRAIAKHFGERAWLIDWEMPNPMELKPAEKDTIFFPASRLGRKGAFELAAALLDAPLIELKCFGRATEGMADPFKEIPCSPGTKEDLAAARALVLPAWIEHQPRLALLALASGIPVIATEACGLPEHPLLHTLSSPDPAALRMVLRAVLQPAVPACAAS; encoded by the coding sequence ATGAGCCACCACCCCGCTCCCGAGCGTCACCTTCCCAGCCGGCTTCAGGCCCTGGCTTTCCATTTCAAGTCGCGTGCCTTCCAGCTGCGGCGTGGCTTGCGAGAATTCTCCTCCCGGCCTCCGCGTCATGAATGCGCTGCGCTATTGGTCGAGTCGCCGGTCATCGCGGAGAAGCACGCCCCGCTGTGGCGCGAGCTGTCCGCAGCCGAATTCCCGCTCACCGCAGGCAAGGTGGAAAACCTCCGCCATGCCGCCCGCGCCTTCCACGGCGTGGAAATCCCGGCGGGCCAGGTCTTCAGCTTCTGGCGGCAACTCGGCCGCACGACGAAGGGCAAGGGCTTCACCGAGGGCCGCGAATTGCGCGAGGGCTGTCTGGTGCCCGCCATCGGTGGTGGACTCTGCCAACTCAGCGGCCTGCTCTATCAGGCGGCGCTGGAGGCTGGCTTGGAAATCGTGGAGCGCCATGGTCACTCGCGCGTCATTCCAGGATCGGCGGCGGAGAAGAACCTGGATGCCACCGTCTTCTGGAACTACGTCGACCTGCGCTTCCGCAGCAATACCGAGTGGCGCGTGGAGGTGGAGCTGACTGCCGCGGATCTTATCGTGCGCATCCGCTCGGCGCGGAGCGAATCGGTGAAGGTGGCGGCACCGGTGGTCGAGGCAAAGCCGCGGCCCGCGCCCTCGGGCGATTGCCTGACTTGTGGGATGATCTCGTGTTTCCGCCATCCGGCGGCGACTGCGGCTCATGCGCCTTCTTTGGGACACTCGGCATTTCTACTGGATGCGCGCTGGCCCGAGTTCGACCGCTGGTGCCGCAGCCATTCCCGTGAAGGCGATCGCTGGCTGACGCCTCTCGATGGCCGGCGCTGGAAGAAGCCGAACTACCAGTGGTCGCCACCGCCCGGCGTAACCACCGAGCGCGCGACCTTTCAGGCACTGCTCCGCTCATGGAAGCAGCGCCGCCTTCCCGGCCAGGGAGCAAAGCGGCAACTCGCCTTGTTAGAGGGCGATGCCGCCTTGGCGAAACGCTACGCGGAAATGCTTTCGCCCGAATGCCGCCACGTGGTGGTTTCGCAAAACCTGCTGCCACACCTGTGGCAATCCGGTGCGCTTGGCGGCCGCAGCTTTGACGTGCTGATCCAGCGTTGGCCGATGGATGAACTCCAGCGCCGGCTGGATCACGCGAAGGAGAAGCATCCGCACTCCACCACGCTCGGTGACTTCCGCGCCGATCCGGAGTTGGTGCGTGCCGAGCGCGAAGCCCTCGCCGCTGCAGCACGACTGGTGACGCCACACCGTGCGATCGCCAAGCACTTCGGCGAGCGCGCGTGGCTGATCGATTGGGAGATGCCGAATCCGATGGAGCTAAAGCCAGCGGAGAAAGACACGATCTTCTTCCCCGCCTCGCGACTCGGCAGGAAGGGCGCCTTCGAGCTGGCGGCGGCACTACTCGATGCCCCGCTGATCGAGCTGAAATGCTTCGGCCGGGCGACCGAGGGCATGGCGGATCCCTTCAAGGAAATCCCCTGCTCTCCCGGCACGAAGGAAGATCTCGCGGCGGCGCGGGCGCTGGTCCTACCCGCATGGATCGAGCATCAGCCACGGCTCGCGCTGCTGGCGCTAGCGAGCGGCATCCCGGTGATTGCCACGGAGGCCTGCGGCTTGCCCGAGCATCCGCTGCTGCACACGCTTTCCTCGCCCGACCCGGCAGCCCTGCGTATGGTTCTGCGCGCGGTGCTCCAACCCGCGGTCCCCGCATGCGCTGCCTCTTGA
- a CDS encoding L,D-transpeptidase family protein, with amino-acid sequence MSSDLPGPERAKAAAERVRPALEKALADKGLHFGDPVFLRAFKEEGQVELWVRNRGTKKYEHFRTWDVAAQSGKPGPKLAEGDGQVPEGFYFVGPTAMKPDSTFHLAFNIGYPNAYDQHHGRTGSFIMIHGNCVSIGCLAMTDPKIEEIYTLCDAALKNGQPYFRVNLFPFRMTDERLAREAYNPWFDFWTNLKEGYDRFEHSHVPPEAEVNEKSGRYEFK; translated from the coding sequence GTGAGCTCGGATCTCCCCGGCCCGGAGCGCGCGAAGGCCGCCGCCGAACGGGTGCGTCCCGCATTGGAAAAGGCGCTCGCCGACAAGGGCCTGCATTTCGGCGATCCCGTCTTCCTGCGCGCCTTCAAGGAAGAAGGCCAGGTCGAGCTCTGGGTGCGGAATCGAGGAACGAAGAAGTACGAGCACTTTCGTACTTGGGACGTGGCCGCACAATCCGGGAAGCCGGGCCCAAAGCTCGCCGAGGGCGATGGACAGGTGCCGGAAGGATTCTACTTCGTCGGCCCCACGGCGATGAAGCCGGACAGCACCTTCCATCTCGCCTTCAACATCGGCTACCCGAATGCCTACGACCAGCACCACGGCCGCACCGGCAGCTTCATCATGATCCATGGCAACTGCGTCTCGATCGGCTGCCTGGCCATGACCGATCCGAAGATCGAGGAGATCTACACGCTTTGCGACGCCGCCTTGAAGAACGGCCAGCCGTATTTCCGCGTGAATCTCTTCCCCTTCCGCATGACGGATGAGCGGCTGGCCCGCGAGGCCTACAACCCGTGGTTCGACTTCTGGACAAACCTCAAGGAAGGCTACGACCGCTTCGAGCATAGCCACGTGCCGCCCGAAGCGGAGGTGAACGAGAAAAGCGGCCGCTATGAGTTCAAGTAG
- a CDS encoding WYL domain-containing protein: protein MSPRRTFPNIRALRAAIQGRRIVSFWCKNREFRIEPYGLLQAKCTKAWVLAGWCLERQSWRFFRFAELRDVTASEDRFPLRDDFPMEVPDCRGGWRRRDA, encoded by the coding sequence ATGAGTCCTCGTCGCACCTTCCCGAACATCCGCGCCTTGCGGGCCGCCATCCAAGGCCGCCGCATCGTGTCCTTCTGGTGCAAGAACCGGGAGTTCAGGATCGAGCCCTACGGCCTGCTCCAGGCGAAGTGCACCAAAGCCTGGGTGCTCGCCGGCTGGTGCCTCGAACGTCAGTCGTGGCGCTTTTTCCGCTTCGCCGAACTCCGCGACGTGACCGCCTCCGAAGACCGCTTCCCCCTCCGCGATGACTTCCCCATGGAAGTCCCCGACTGCCGCGGCGGCTGGCGTAGGCGGGATGCGTGA
- a CDS encoding tryptophan halogenase family protein, with product MIKEVLVLGGGSAGFITALSIKRKIPQLKVTVVRSPSIGVIGVGESTTPNFPRHLFEYLGISRKRFYALAQPTWKLGIRFLWGARGSFDYTFNLQLDSHYTDMEKPIGFYCDDDFKDASLPGALMRRDMAFPRQQNGAPDIHPWHAFHIENKKFIEILEIVAKEEGVEVTDGKVTGSERGEQGIAAVHLEDGRRLTADLFIDASGFRSELLGKTLEEPFESFDKSLFCKKAVIGGWERGEDEPILPYTTAETMDAGWAWRIDHEHLINRGYVYCPDFISDDQAADEFQKKNPKAKVETRIVNFRSGFYKRQWVDNVVAFGNAGGFVEPLESTAIMILCSHIQTLVDFLKHSDLQPTPTMRGLYNELTANTWNDIRQFLSLHYKFNGKLDTPFWKVAREETDVSGVQDFIDFYQENGPTGFCRYRLPRTENDFGLEGFLVMMVGNQVPYNKRHNASPQDLVTWKRRKEEFASEAARGIRSEEALAYVKHPGWQWNGDPPNS from the coding sequence ATGATTAAAGAAGTATTGGTCCTCGGCGGCGGCAGCGCTGGTTTCATCACAGCGCTTTCGATCAAGCGGAAGATCCCGCAGCTCAAGGTGACGGTCGTTCGTAGCCCATCGATCGGCGTGATCGGCGTCGGCGAAAGCACCACTCCGAATTTCCCGCGACACCTCTTCGAGTATCTCGGCATCTCGCGGAAGCGCTTCTATGCACTCGCGCAACCGACGTGGAAGCTCGGCATCCGCTTCCTGTGGGGCGCGCGCGGCAGCTTCGACTACACCTTCAATCTCCAGCTCGATTCGCACTACACCGACATGGAGAAGCCGATCGGCTTCTACTGCGATGACGACTTCAAGGACGCGAGCCTGCCCGGCGCGCTGATGCGCCGCGACATGGCATTTCCACGCCAGCAGAATGGCGCGCCGGACATCCACCCGTGGCACGCCTTCCACATCGAGAACAAGAAGTTCATCGAGATCCTCGAGATCGTGGCGAAGGAGGAAGGGGTGGAGGTGACCGATGGCAAGGTGACCGGCAGCGAACGTGGCGAGCAGGGGATTGCAGCCGTGCATCTGGAAGACGGGCGCCGTCTCACCGCGGACCTGTTCATCGATGCGAGCGGCTTCCGCAGCGAACTGCTGGGCAAGACCCTGGAGGAGCCCTTCGAGAGCTTCGACAAGTCACTCTTCTGCAAGAAGGCGGTCATCGGCGGTTGGGAGCGCGGCGAGGACGAGCCGATCCTTCCCTACACCACGGCCGAGACCATGGACGCCGGTTGGGCGTGGCGCATCGATCACGAGCATCTCATCAATCGCGGCTACGTTTATTGCCCCGACTTCATCTCGGATGACCAGGCAGCAGACGAGTTCCAGAAGAAGAACCCGAAGGCAAAGGTGGAGACGCGGATCGTGAACTTCCGCTCCGGCTTCTATAAGCGCCAGTGGGTGGACAACGTCGTCGCCTTCGGCAATGCCGGTGGCTTCGTGGAACCACTGGAGTCCACCGCCATCATGATCCTGTGCTCGCATATCCAGACGCTGGTGGATTTCCTCAAGCACAGTGACCTCCAGCCGACGCCTACCATGCGCGGTCTCTACAATGAGCTCACCGCAAACACGTGGAATGACATCCGGCAGTTCCTCTCGCTGCACTACAAGTTCAACGGCAAGCTCGATACGCCCTTCTGGAAGGTGGCTCGCGAGGAGACGGATGTCTCCGGCGTCCAGGACTTCATCGACTTCTATCAGGAGAACGGCCCGACCGGCTTCTGCCGCTATCGCCTGCCGCGCACGGAGAACGACTTCGGTCTTGAGGGCTTCCTCGTGATGATGGTGGGGAACCAGGTGCCCTACAACAAACGGCACAATGCTTCGCCGCAGGACCTCGTCACATGGAAGCGGCGCAAGGAGGAATTCGCGAGCGAGGCCGCCCGCGGCATCCGCAGCGAAGAAGCACTGGCCTACGTGAAGCACCCCGGTTGGCAATGGAACGGGGACCCACCGAATTCCTGA